ACAAATTAAAGATTTAGCCTTATCAAGTGTTAAAGTAGAAAACAGCGATTTTCCTATCGCAATTTTACCTAACAATATGGAAATCCATTCGCTTGAAAAACATAACCTACACCGCAATCAATTCCGTGCCAGATTTGTAACAGAGAATTTTCATAGCTGCATTAATTATGCTAAACAAATGCCATCAGCAAACGCACAATGCTTTATTAACGCGGAACGTTTAGGTGCTGAGATTGTTTTCGATTTTGGTGATACAGCTAACCCATTACACGCTAAAAACCGAGCGGTTTTGGTGATGCAAAAAACAGCTGCATATCAAGCCATATGTAACTTCACAGGTGTGAAGCACAACCAAAAGGATTTTTCAGAATGGCTGGAAGACTGGAGTGAACACTTGGAGGCATACTCAGAAGACGATAAGCCAATGGGGGTTACAAAAGCAGTTCAAGCAATTCGAAAAATGACGTTAGATTATGCTCGTAATGAAGAGCACGAAGTCAGTGATTTCGCAGCGAAAAAATCAGCAATGGAAAGCGTTGAAGCAAAAAGCAAATTGGAGCTTCCTAAATACTTTGTATTCCACACTACCCCATACAATAGTTTAAACGCTCGTGATTTTGTATTGCGTTTGTCTGTATTAACAGGTGGCGATAGCCCAACACTCGTGGTTCGCTT
This DNA window, taken from Pasteurella skyensis, encodes the following:
- a CDS encoding DUF2303 family protein, with amino-acid sequence MEKTSIQQIKDLALSSVKVENSDFPIAILPNNMEIHSLEKHNLHRNQFRARFVTENFHSCINYAKQMPSANAQCFINAERLGAEIVFDFGDTANPLHAKNRAVLVMQKTAAYQAICNFTGVKHNQKDFSEWLEDWSEHLEAYSEDDKPMGVTKAVQAIRKMTLDYARNEEHEVSDFAAKKSAMESVEAKSKLELPKYFVFHTTPYNSLNARDFVLRLSVLTGGDSPTLVVRLAKEEQINEAIAQEFADKLTEALKETGIKVNIGSISI